The Lachnospiraceae bacterium genome has a window encoding:
- a CDS encoding dihydropteroate synthase → MKFLEALEQQILFFDGAMGTLLQKEGLAAGEIPETWNILHPETIVRIHKSYLAAGCHILKANTFGVNRYKLEKTAYTVEGLVQAGLQLAREAIAQEKRQNQQAAKRECFAALDIGSLGKLMRPLGSMGFEEAYAAFAEVVQAGRELADLILIETMNDPYEMKAALLAAKEHSDLPVAVTMVLDEKGKLLTGGDIPAAVSMLEGLGADCIGMNCALGPKQMLELMPVLQACASRPIIVNPNAGMPQLIEGQTVFGVGPEEFAEDQEKMIAAGAQCIGGCCGTTPEHIRQMVMRCQAATRRPVTEKNLTIVSSYGAHEILGDKPLIIGERINPTGKKKLKKALREHDFNYILEEAIKQEEQGAHILDVNVGLPEIREAEVMDELVQELQAITKLPLQIDTSDAYTMERALRHYNGKPLINSVSGKREVMEAIFPLVKKYGGVVVGLTLDEDGIPETAEGRLKIAKKIIDTAAAYGIAKKDILIDTLTMTISTGEEQGRVTLEALQRVRRELGVGTVLGVSNISFGLPNRELINASFYAMAMDRGLSAGIINPASAAMRQAYDVYLAVKGYDKNCSQYIEKYSQMEMTAAVHKTASEAKPAGQMQAAPLQDAIIKGLADLASRHTAEGLKEKEALRMIDEELIPALDFVGKEFEKGTMFLPQLLMSAQAAQAAFQVIKESFRGKEQQSKGKIVLATVKGDIHDIGKNIVKVLLENYGFTVLDLGKDVPPELVVETAQREQVKLVGLSALMTTTVVHMEETIRQLKKTLPSCKVMVGGAVLTQAYADQIGADFYSKDAMGSVRYAEELFSQNA, encoded by the coding sequence ATGAAATTTTTAGAAGCGTTAGAGCAGCAGATTCTCTTTTTTGACGGAGCGATGGGGACGCTGCTGCAAAAAGAAGGGCTTGCCGCAGGAGAAATTCCGGAAACCTGGAATATTTTGCATCCGGAAACGATTGTGCGGATTCATAAAAGCTATTTAGCGGCTGGGTGCCATATTTTAAAGGCCAATACCTTTGGGGTCAACCGCTATAAGCTGGAAAAGACAGCGTATACGGTGGAGGGCCTGGTGCAGGCGGGATTGCAGCTGGCAAGGGAGGCAATTGCGCAGGAAAAGCGGCAGAATCAGCAGGCAGCAAAGCGTGAATGCTTTGCTGCGCTTGACATAGGTTCCCTAGGCAAGCTGATGCGTCCTCTGGGGAGTATGGGATTTGAGGAGGCCTATGCTGCCTTCGCTGAGGTGGTACAGGCCGGCAGGGAGCTCGCAGATCTGATTTTGATTGAGACGATGAATGATCCTTATGAAATGAAAGCGGCGCTGCTGGCGGCCAAGGAGCATTCGGATCTGCCGGTAGCCGTCACCATGGTGCTGGATGAGAAAGGAAAGCTTCTGACCGGTGGCGATATACCGGCGGCAGTTTCTATGCTAGAGGGGCTTGGCGCTGATTGCATTGGCATGAACTGTGCGCTGGGGCCGAAGCAGATGCTGGAGCTGATGCCGGTGCTGCAGGCCTGCGCCAGCAGACCCATCATCGTGAATCCTAATGCGGGCATGCCGCAGCTTATCGAGGGACAGACGGTATTTGGGGTAGGGCCTGAGGAATTTGCTGAGGATCAGGAAAAGATGATAGCAGCGGGTGCGCAGTGCATAGGCGGCTGCTGCGGCACGACGCCGGAGCATATTCGCCAGATGGTCATGCGCTGTCAGGCAGCAACTCGCAGACCGGTGACGGAAAAGAATCTCACGATTGTTTCCTCCTACGGCGCTCATGAGATCTTGGGCGATAAACCGCTGATTATTGGAGAACGGATCAATCCAACCGGCAAGAAAAAGCTTAAGAAAGCGCTGCGTGAGCATGATTTTAACTATATATTAGAAGAAGCGATTAAACAGGAGGAGCAAGGAGCTCATATTTTAGACGTCAACGTGGGGCTTCCGGAGATCCGGGAGGCAGAAGTGATGGATGAGCTGGTGCAGGAGCTGCAGGCCATCACCAAGCTGCCGCTGCAGATCGACACCTCCGACGCATATACCATGGAAAGGGCCCTGCGGCATTACAACGGAAAACCACTGATCAATTCAGTAAGCGGAAAGCGCGAAGTGATGGAAGCGATCTTCCCGCTTGTAAAAAAATACGGCGGCGTAGTCGTCGGGCTCACATTGGATGAAGATGGCATCCCGGAAACGGCGGAGGGGCGTCTCAAAATTGCCAAAAAAATCATTGACACAGCCGCTGCCTATGGCATTGCCAAAAAAGATATCCTTATCGACACACTGACGATGACAATCAGCACCGGAGAAGAACAGGGACGAGTCACGCTGGAGGCGCTGCAGAGAGTGCGCCGGGAGCTTGGCGTCGGCACCGTGCTCGGCGTATCCAACATCTCCTTCGGACTTCCAAACCGTGAGCTCATCAACGCTTCCTTTTACGCCATGGCGATGGACCGCGGCCTGTCAGCCGGCATCATCAATCCGGCCAGCGCCGCCATGCGGCAAGCCTATGATGTGTATCTGGCGGTCAAAGGATACGACAAGAACTGCAGTCAGTATATCGAGAAATATAGTCAGATGGAGATGACCGCGGCGGTGCATAAGACAGCGTCTGAAGCAAAGCCGGCAGGCCAGATGCAGGCGGCGCCGCTGCAGGACGCCATCATCAAGGGACTCGCGGATCTTGCTTCCCGCCATACGGCGGAGGGGCTAAAAGAAAAAGAGGCACTGCGCATGATTGATGAAGAGCTGATTCCGGCGCTGGACTTTGTGGGAAAAGAGTTTGAAAAGGGGACGATGTTCCTGCCTCAGCTTTTGATGAGCGCGCAGGCCGCGCAGGCTGCTTTTCAGGTGATTAAGGAGAGCTTTCGCGGGAAGGAGCAGCAGAGCAAGGGCAAGATTGTGCTGGCGACGGTAAAAGGGGACATTCATGATATTGGCAAGAATATTGTGAAGGTGCTGCTTGAAAATTATGGATTTACGGTGCTGGATCTTGGCAAGGATGTGCCACCGGAGCTGGTGGTGGAGACGGCGCAGCGGGAGCAGGTGAAGCTTGTGGGACTGAGCGCGCTGATGACGACGACGGTGGTGCACATGGAGGAGACGATTCGGCAGCTGAAGAAGACGCTGCCGTCTTGTAAAGTGATGGTGGGAGGCGCTGTGCTTACGCAGGCCTATGCGGATCAGATCGGGGCGGACTTTTATTCCAAGGACGCGATGGGATCGGTGCGCTATGCAGAAGAGCTTTTTTCGCAAAATGCTTGA
- the metF gene encoding methylenetetrahydrofolate reductase [NAD(P)H], translating into MKISDLLKTGKSTLSFEVFPPKTEDKFLAVETVTKQIAALGPDFMSVTYGAGGGTSQYTAALASALQTEYHTPVLAHLTCVSSTHEEIGKMLGMLKEKGIENILALRGDIPEDGGKCEYRYASELIREIKSYGDFCIGAACYPEGHVESKNKADDLKHLKEKVEAGAEFLTTQMFFDNQILYRFLYRIREIGITVPVCAGIMPVTNGKQMKRIGSLSGTELPQRFKAILDRFGSTPKAMRQAGIVYAADQIIDLLANGVPHVHVYTMNKPEIAEAILARISEILKV; encoded by the coding sequence ATGAAAATTAGTGATCTTTTAAAAACAGGGAAATCAACCCTATCTTTTGAAGTATTTCCGCCAAAGACGGAGGACAAGTTTTTGGCTGTGGAAACCGTGACGAAGCAAATTGCTGCGCTAGGGCCTGATTTTATGAGCGTAACCTATGGGGCCGGCGGAGGAACGAGTCAGTATACGGCGGCACTGGCCAGTGCGCTGCAGACAGAATATCATACGCCGGTGCTGGCGCACTTGACCTGTGTTTCCTCAACGCATGAGGAGATTGGTAAGATGCTGGGGATGCTGAAGGAGAAGGGAATTGAGAATATACTGGCCCTGCGCGGAGACATTCCCGAGGACGGCGGAAAATGTGAATATCGGTATGCGAGCGAGCTGATTCGGGAGATCAAAAGCTATGGAGATTTTTGCATTGGGGCGGCATGCTATCCGGAAGGGCATGTGGAATCTAAGAATAAGGCGGATGATTTGAAGCATCTGAAGGAAAAGGTGGAGGCCGGCGCTGAATTTTTGACGACCCAGATGTTTTTTGACAATCAGATTTTGTACCGGTTTTTATATCGGATTCGTGAAATTGGCATTACTGTGCCGGTGTGTGCCGGCATCATGCCGGTGACAAACGGTAAGCAGATGAAACGGATCGGCAGTCTGTCAGGTACAGAGCTGCCTCAGCGGTTTAAAGCAATTTTGGATCGGTTTGGCAGTACGCCTAAAGCGATGCGGCAGGCAGGGATCGTGTATGCAGCGGATCAGATCATTGATCTGCTGGCCAATGGAGTGCCGCATGTGCATGTGTATACGATGAATAAACCAGAGATTGCAGAGGCTATTTTGGCACGTATTTCGGAGATTTTAAAGGTATGA